The DNA sequence ACTCATTTTTTTCCAGTCACCAGGCGACTTATCTGTTTAAATTCATCGGTGCCTGCCACCTCGCACCATTCAAACAGAATTGATTCAGTGGTAGTAATGCTGGCTCCCGAATTCTCCATCCGCTTGAGGGCAATTTCCCAGTCGAGCTGATTCCGGCTCGCGACTGCATCGACGGGGATTGTCACGCGATATCCCAGCGCGAGCAGATCGAGGGCCGTCTGCTGCACACAGATATGTGCCTCAATGCCGGTCAGCACGACTTTGGTTCTGCTGTCAGCCATGTTGGCAGCAGCGCTCCAGCCCAGACACTCGCTGGCACTGAAATGGAGTTTTTCCTGCGGAGCAGGCAGCATCTCTGCCAGCTCGGGAACCGTCGGTCCCAGCCCCTTGGGATATTGCTCACTGCAGCTTAATGGTATCTCAAACAGCCGGGCTGCCTGGATCAGTTGCTGAATGCGTGCCACCAGTTGATCCCCCTGGGGAATGACGGGCAGCAGTTTTTCCTGAACGTCCACGACGACCAGACGGCATTCCTGATGCGATAGCAGATCGATACTGCGGGGAAAAGAACGGGCTGATTCTGTCATGAACGGACCTGACTGGCGTTAAACAGGCGGAGCAGAAATTGGAAAGCCAGCCGGTAGAAATCCCGACTCCACTTTCGGATCAAGTCCTGCGCTGGTAAAATTCAGAGTTGAAAAGTGTACCCTAACAAAATCCCGATCTGTAGTGAAGCATATGACTCATCAGAAATCGTTCACGTCGATTGTCCCCAGTCAGGTCTGCCTGTCAGTTGTCTTGATGCTGCTGTTAAGTGTCAGTTCTCACGTGGTCATCGCCCAGCAACAACAGCAGCGGAAATCGAAAAAAACCTCAGGTGTCGTGGCCAGTTCAGACCTGGGGGAATTTGGAGACGTTCAGATTTTTAAGCGGAGTAAGGTGATCTTACCGGCAAATCTTTCCGGAACGATGCTGGATCGCGTACATCAGGGCTTTGTTCCCGGCAAGAAATCAATTTGGATGCAGGATCGGCTGGCAGAAATCGAACAGGCCCAGAAGGAGAAGGAAAAGCAAGCGGAAGAAGCAGCACAGATACGCTTGTTGAAACAGTTCGTGGATGAACTCGTGTTGATCACACCAGGCAAGGGGAAGTTTCCGAAATCTTTCAAGATGGGCTCTGAGAATGGAGAGCCAT is a window from the Gimesia benthica genome containing:
- a CDS encoding hydrolase, encoding MTESARSFPRSIDLLSHQECRLVVVDVQEKLLPVIPQGDQLVARIQQLIQAARLFEIPLSCSEQYPKGLGPTVPELAEMLPAPQEKLHFSASECLGWSAAANMADSRTKVVLTGIEAHICVQQTALDLLALGYRVTIPVDAVASRNQLDWEIALKRMENSGASITTTESILFEWCEVAGTDEFKQISRLVTGKK